From Parus major isolate Abel chromosome 1A, Parus_major1.1, whole genome shotgun sequence, the proteins below share one genomic window:
- the TWF1 gene encoding twinfilin-1, translating to MSHQTGIQASGSVKDIFVGARNGQYRLLKIVIDNEQLVVGSSRRPAGSWEKDYDSFVLPLLEDKQPCYILYRLDSQNAQGYEWIFIAWSPDHSPVRQKMLYAATRATLKKEFGGGHIKDEVFGTVQDDVSLNGYKKYLISQSSPAPLTAAEEELRQIKINEVQADVGVDTKHQTLQGVAFPIAKEAIEALEKLKNKKLNYVQLQIDMKNETIILANTLDTELKDLPRRVPKDAARYHFFLYKHTHEGDYLESIIFIYSMPGYTCSIRERMLYSSCKSPLLEIVETQLWMQIVRKIEIDNGDELTADFLYEEVHPKQHAYKQSFAKPKGPAGKRGIRRLIRGPAETETPSD from the exons ATGTCCCACCAGACCGGCATCCAAG ctaGTGGAAGTGTTAAAGACATCTTTGTTGGAGCCAGAAATGGACAatacaggcttttaaaaatagtcaTTGACAATG AGCAGCTTGTTGTGGGATCCTCTAGACGGCCAGCTGGATCATGGGAAAAGGATTATGATTCCTTTGTCCTTCCCCTTCTTGAAGACAAGCAACCATGTTATATATTATACAGATTAGATTCTCAGAATGCTCAAGGATATGAATGGATCTTCATTGCATGGTCACCTGATCACTCTCCT GTTCGTCAAAAAATGTTGTATGCAGCAACCCGAGCAACGCTTAAGAAAGAATTTGGAGGTGGCCATATTAAGGATGAAGTATTTGGAACTGTACAg GATGATGTTTCACTGAAtggatataaaaaatatttgatatcaCAATCCTCCCCTGCACCTTTGACTGCAGCAGAAGAGGAACTTCGACAAATTAAGATTAATGAG GTACAGGCAGATGTTGGTGTAGATACCAAGCATCAAACACTGCAAGGAGTAGCATTCCCCATTGCTAAAGAAGCTATTGAGGCTctggagaaactgaaaaataagaaactcAATTATGTACAACTG CAAATtgatatgaaaaatgaaactattATTTTGGCCAACACTCTTGATACTGAACTTAAGGACTTGCCAAGAAGAGTTCCAAAGGATGCTGCGCGTTACCACTTTTTCCTGTATAAGCACACACATGAAGGAGACTACTTGGAATCCATAA ttttcatCTACTCTATGCCAGGTTATACCTGTAGTATACGAGAACGAATGCTCTACTCTAGTTGCAAAAGTCCTCTGTTAGAAATTGTAGAAACACAGTTGTGGATGCAGATAGTTAGAAAG attgAAATAGATAATGGTGATGAGTTAACTGCTGACTTTCTTTATGAAGAAGTACATCCAAAACAACATGCTTACAAACAGAGTTTTGCTAAACCGAAAGGTCctgcagggaagagaggaaTACGAAGACTGATTAGAGGTCCAGCAGAGACTGAAACACCTAGTGATTAG